A genomic region of Acidobacteriota bacterium contains the following coding sequences:
- a CDS encoding SelB C-terminal domain-containing protein, which translates to MTPPDTASLASNLGLPTGAVDQALRLLARQRAVVRLDTQWFATSALARLKDEMAELKAVPGARVDVASFKERYGVSRKFAIPLLEYLDRERVTRRVGDSRIVL; encoded by the coding sequence TTGACCCCGCCCGACACCGCGTCGCTGGCGTCGAACCTCGGCCTGCCAACCGGGGCGGTCGATCAGGCGCTCCGCCTGCTGGCCAGGCAACGGGCGGTCGTGAGGCTCGACACGCAGTGGTTCGCGACGAGCGCGCTCGCGCGATTGAAGGACGAGATGGCGGAACTGAAGGCGGTGCCCGGGGCGCGGGTCGACGTGGCGTCGTTCAAGGAGCGCTACGGCGTGAGCCGGAAGTTCGCGATTCCGCTGCTGGAGTATCTGGACCGCGAGCGTGTGACGCGGCGGGTGGGCGATAGTCGGATCGTCCTATGA